From the Desulfovibrio sp. JY genome, one window contains:
- a CDS encoding MBL fold metallo-hydrolase produces MLNRRVFMKGAAVAALGATVGLPTRQAVAGPPAKVSRQVPGYFRLPVGDIEVTALYDGGVTIPPKILHGATPREIDDLVRQACIDLEQGLPTAINAFLINTGNHLLLVDTGAGVAFGKKAGLLPDNIRAAGYDPHEIGVVLLTHLHSDHALGLTDGAGSAVFPQARVRVAAAEAAYWLGPDAAQRIPEEKRKMLPAIKAALAPYQEAGRFSTFAPGETPAPGVEAVALPGHTPGHTGYRLASKGQGILFWGDIVHCLAVQFPRPEVSIDFDIDQPAAVATRTALMKSLATGKEWVAGAHLPFPSLGHVRQAGAGYAWCPALYAG; encoded by the coding sequence ATGCTCAACAGACGTGTCTTTATGAAGGGTGCGGCCGTAGCCGCCCTGGGGGCGACGGTCGGGTTGCCGACGCGGCAGGCGGTGGCCGGGCCTCCGGCCAAGGTGTCGCGTCAGGTCCCGGGCTATTTCCGCTTGCCGGTCGGCGACATCGAGGTCACGGCCCTCTACGACGGCGGCGTGACCATCCCGCCCAAGATCCTCCACGGCGCGACGCCCCGGGAGATCGACGATCTGGTGCGGCAGGCCTGCATCGACCTGGAACAGGGCCTGCCCACGGCGATCAACGCCTTTCTCATCAATACCGGAAACCATCTGCTGCTGGTGGATACCGGTGCCGGGGTGGCTTTCGGGAAAAAGGCGGGATTGCTGCCGGACAACATCCGGGCCGCCGGCTACGATCCCCATGAGATCGGTGTGGTGCTGCTCACCCATCTCCATTCCGACCACGCCCTGGGCCTGACCGACGGGGCCGGTAGCGCGGTTTTCCCCCAGGCCCGTGTGCGCGTGGCCGCGGCCGAGGCGGCCTATTGGCTGGGGCCGGATGCAGCGCAACGTATCCCCGAGGAAAAACGCAAAATGTTGCCGGCGATCAAGGCCGCCCTGGCGCCGTACCAGGAAGCGGGCCGCTTTTCGACGTTCGCCCCGGGCGAGACGCCGGCTCCGGGCGTGGAGGCCGTGGCGCTCCCCGGACACACGCCCGGCCACACCGGCTATCGTCTGGCCTCGAAAGGGCAGGGCATCCTTTTCTGGGGCGATATCGTCCACTGTCTGGCCGTGCAGTTTCCACGCCCGGAGGTGTCCATCGACTTCGACATCGACCAGCCGGCGGCCGTGGCCACGCGAACCGCGCTCATGAAATCCCTGGCGACGGGGAAGGAGTGGGTGGCCGGGGCGCATCTGCCCTTTCCCAGCCTCGGGCACGTGCGGCAAGCCGGTGCTGG